In Jatrophihabitans sp., a single genomic region encodes these proteins:
- a CDS encoding enoyl-CoA hydratase-related protein, whose amino-acid sequence MADVLLIDRADGVATLTMNRPESLNALSTELKDALVQALADVGTDDSVRAVVLTGSGRGFCVGQDLSEHVQLLQAGDPAPLRTVVEHYNPIALSLTQMPKPVIAAVNGTAAGAGASFSFACDFRIVAEGTKFVLAFGNIGLSLDSGASWTLPRLIGAGRALELCMLGKPITAETAQQYGLVTQLVPADQVLATAQQLAAQLAAGPTVAYASIKSAIHYAATSTFEQALGNEAVLQAAAGATEDHRASVAAFVNKEKPVFLGR is encoded by the coding sequence ATGGCTGACGTGCTGCTGATCGACCGCGCCGACGGTGTGGCGACCCTGACGATGAACCGCCCCGAGTCGCTGAACGCGCTGTCGACCGAGCTCAAGGACGCGCTGGTGCAGGCGCTGGCAGATGTCGGAACAGACGACTCCGTGCGGGCTGTGGTGCTGACCGGGAGCGGCCGGGGATTCTGCGTCGGCCAGGACCTCAGCGAGCACGTCCAGCTGCTGCAGGCCGGCGATCCGGCTCCGCTGCGCACGGTGGTCGAGCACTACAACCCGATCGCGCTGTCACTGACCCAGATGCCCAAGCCGGTCATCGCGGCGGTGAACGGAACGGCCGCCGGCGCCGGCGCCTCGTTCAGCTTCGCCTGCGACTTCCGGATCGTCGCCGAGGGAACCAAGTTCGTGCTGGCCTTCGGCAATATCGGACTCAGCCTGGACAGCGGCGCGTCCTGGACGCTGCCCCGGCTGATCGGCGCCGGCCGGGCCCTGGAGCTGTGCATGCTCGGCAAGCCGATCACCGCCGAGACGGCCCAGCAGTACGGCCTGGTGACCCAGCTGGTGCCGGCTGATCAGGTGCTGGCCACCGCCCAGCAGCTGGCCGCCCAGCTGGCCGCCGGGCCCACCGTGGCCTATGCCAGCATCAAGAGCGCCATCCACTACGCCGCGACGTCGACGTTCGAGCAGGCGCTGGGCAACGAGGCCGTCCTGCAGGCTGCCGCCGGCGCCACCGAGGATCACCGGGCGTCCGTGGCCGCTTTCGTCAACAAGGAGAAGCCGGTCTTCCTCGGCCGCTGA
- a CDS encoding DUF3117 domain-containing protein, which translates to MAAMKPRTGDGPLEVTKEGRGLVMRVPLEGGGRLVVELSADEASALSQALSAAVG; encoded by the coding sequence ATGGCGGCGATGAAGCCGCGGACGGGTGATGGTCCGCTGGAAGTCACCAAGGAGGGGCGCGGCTTGGTGATGCGTGTCCCGCTGGAAGGCGGCGGCCGTCTCGTCGTCGAGCTTTCTGCCGATGAGGCAAGCGCGCTGTCGCAGGCGCTGTCAGCAGCCGTGGGTTAG
- a CDS encoding leucyl aminopeptidase family protein, with the protein MILLQIPERSAAADVVALGLIGSELQSHEIDTTVLPVAAAEACARYVSDEQPGAEAGALHTVTLPGAVPATVLIVGLGDAGPEDLRVAAVALGRRIERLPESRSIAVAIHAPSPQQSRALAEGLVLGGYQFSRAKDAQDNLHQLHLIGALDPDGLNAGDEAADAAGWARDLGNTPANELTPARMGELAEQQLTPAGCKVSVRDEAWLKAQGFGGVLAVGGGSASGPRLIEVSYRPRRKSGAARPPHVVLVGKGITFDSGGLNLKPADGMRNMHTDMCGGAAVLGAIQYAAMRKLAISVTVLVPAAENAVSGTAMRPSDVITHFGGRTTEVGNTDAEGRLVLADALGYAVSRLKPDVLIDVATLTGAMRTALGAETAGYFANDNDLAAQLEQAGAETGEPIWRMPLEHRYAKQLESPVADARNDPGTPGAITAALFLQPFVAEVAWAHLDIAGPARAGADGPLLNRGATGFGTRLLARYLETAAG; encoded by the coding sequence GTGATCCTGTTGCAGATTCCCGAGCGCTCCGCCGCCGCGGATGTGGTGGCTCTCGGCCTGATCGGTTCAGAGCTGCAGTCCCACGAGATCGACACCACGGTGCTGCCGGTGGCTGCCGCCGAGGCGTGCGCTCGCTACGTCTCGGACGAGCAGCCCGGCGCCGAGGCCGGCGCGTTGCACACCGTGACCCTGCCCGGCGCGGTGCCGGCGACCGTGTTGATCGTCGGCCTCGGCGACGCCGGCCCCGAGGACCTGCGGGTGGCGGCGGTCGCACTGGGCCGGCGGATCGAGCGGCTGCCCGAGTCCCGCAGCATCGCGGTGGCCATCCACGCCCCCAGCCCGCAGCAGAGCCGGGCGCTGGCCGAAGGCCTGGTGCTCGGCGGCTACCAGTTCAGCAGGGCCAAAGACGCCCAGGACAACCTGCACCAGCTACACCTGATCGGCGCCCTGGACCCGGACGGCCTGAACGCCGGTGACGAGGCCGCCGACGCTGCCGGTTGGGCCCGCGACCTGGGCAACACTCCGGCCAACGAGCTGACCCCGGCCCGGATGGGAGAGCTGGCCGAGCAGCAGCTGACCCCGGCCGGCTGCAAGGTGAGCGTGCGCGACGAGGCCTGGCTGAAAGCGCAGGGCTTCGGCGGCGTGCTGGCTGTCGGGGGCGGTTCGGCGTCCGGCCCGCGGCTGATCGAGGTCAGCTACCGGCCGCGGCGAAAGAGCGGCGCCGCCCGGCCGCCGCACGTGGTGCTGGTCGGCAAGGGCATCACCTTCGACTCCGGCGGCCTGAACCTCAAGCCGGCCGACGGCATGCGCAACATGCACACCGACATGTGCGGGGGAGCGGCGGTGCTCGGCGCGATCCAGTACGCGGCGATGCGCAAGCTGGCGATCTCGGTGACCGTCCTGGTGCCGGCCGCCGAGAACGCCGTGTCGGGAACCGCGATGCGGCCCTCGGACGTGATCACCCACTTCGGTGGCCGCACCACCGAGGTCGGCAACACCGATGCCGAGGGCCGGCTGGTGCTGGCCGACGCGCTCGGTTACGCGGTCAGCCGGCTCAAGCCGGACGTGCTGATCGACGTCGCCACCCTGACCGGCGCCATGAGAACCGCGCTCGGAGCCGAGACCGCCGGCTACTTCGCCAACGACAACGACCTCGCCGCCCAGCTCGAGCAGGCCGGCGCGGAGACCGGCGAGCCGATCTGGCGGATGCCGCTGGAGCACCGCTACGCCAAGCAGTTGGAGTCCCCGGTGGCCGACGCGCGCAACGACCCGGGCACCCCGGGAGCGATCACCGCGGCGCTGTTCCTGCAGCCGTTCGTGGCCGAGGTGGCCTGGGCGCACCTGGACATCGCCGGCCCGGCGCGGGCCGGCGCCGACGGGCCGCTGCTCAACCGCGGCGCCACCGGCTTCGGCACCCGGCTGCTGGCCCGCTACCTCGAGACCGCGGCCGGCTGA
- the glgA gene encoding glycogen synthase — protein sequence MRAALISREYPPEVYGGAGVHIEFLARELRKLIDVEVHCFGAERDEPDVHAYRTPPGLASANPALATLGVDLEIAAGLMSDGRPVADLVHSHTWYANLAGYLASMMYDIPHVVTAHSLEPLRPWKAEQLGGGYRISSWAERSAYEAAAAVVAVSNGMRADILSAYPALEPSRVHVIPNGIDTELYAPVPGRDVLQRYGLDPDRPIALFVGRITRQKGVGHLVAAAADFTPGVQLALCAGAPDTPELAAEITEAVQRLQAGREGVVWIQEMLPREQLLQLLSAADLFLCPSIYEPQGIVNLEAMACQTAVVASRVGGIPDVVVEGETGLLVDYAADPKEFEAGFAAAVNELLADPRRLRAMGLAGRERAVGEYGWDAIAARTVGLYESLR from the coding sequence ATGCGCGCAGCCCTGATCAGCCGTGAGTACCCGCCCGAGGTGTACGGCGGGGCCGGCGTCCACATCGAGTTCCTGGCCCGCGAGTTGCGCAAGCTGATCGACGTCGAGGTGCACTGCTTCGGAGCCGAGCGCGACGAGCCGGACGTGCACGCCTACCGGACACCGCCGGGGCTGGCCTCGGCCAACCCGGCGCTGGCCACCCTGGGCGTCGACCTGGAGATCGCGGCCGGTCTGATGTCTGACGGCCGGCCGGTCGCGGACCTGGTGCACTCGCACACCTGGTACGCCAACCTGGCCGGTTACCTGGCCTCGATGATGTACGACATCCCGCACGTGGTGACCGCGCACTCGCTGGAGCCGCTGCGGCCGTGGAAGGCCGAGCAGCTCGGCGGCGGTTACCGGATCTCCTCCTGGGCCGAGCGCAGCGCCTACGAGGCGGCCGCGGCGGTGGTGGCGGTCAGCAACGGGATGCGGGCCGACATCCTTTCCGCCTACCCGGCGCTGGAGCCCTCCCGGGTGCACGTGATCCCCAACGGCATCGACACCGAGCTCTACGCGCCGGTGCCCGGCCGCGACGTGCTGCAGCGCTACGGGTTGGACCCGGACCGCCCGATCGCGCTGTTCGTCGGCCGGATCACCCGGCAGAAGGGCGTCGGGCACCTGGTCGCGGCCGCCGCCGACTTCACCCCGGGGGTGCAACTGGCGCTGTGCGCCGGCGCTCCGGACACCCCCGAGCTGGCCGCCGAGATCACCGAGGCCGTCCAGCGGCTGCAGGCCGGCCGCGAGGGTGTGGTCTGGATCCAGGAGATGCTGCCGCGCGAGCAGCTGCTGCAACTGCTCAGCGCCGCCGACCTCTTCCTGTGCCCCTCGATCTACGAGCCGCAGGGCATCGTCAATCTCGAGGCGATGGCCTGCCAGACCGCCGTGGTGGCCTCCCGGGTCGGCGGCATCCCCGACGTGGTGGTCGAGGGCGAGACCGGCCTGCTGGTGGACTACGCCGCGGATCCGAAGGAGTTCGAGGCCGGCTTCGCCGCGGCCGTCAACGAGCTGCTCGCCGATCCGCGACGGCTGCGCGCGATGGGGCTGGCCGGGCGGGAACGCGCGGTCGGCGAGTACGGCTGGGACGCGATCGCGGCCCGGACGGTGGGGCTGTACGAGTCGTTGCGCTGA
- the glgC gene encoding glucose-1-phosphate adenylyltransferase, whose translation MAPGVRVLGIVLAGGEGKRLWPLTADRAKPAVPFGGNYRLVDFVLSNMVNAGFLRICVLTQYKSHSLDRHITQTWRMSQLLGNYVTPVPAQQRLGPRWYTGSADAILQSMNLITDDKPTHIAVFGADHVYRMDPKQMLDRHIESGCGVTVAGIRVPREQADQFGVIDADAKGKVLQFLEKPADPPGLPDDPDVSYASMGNYIFTTEALVEALRADAEDPTSVHDMGGSIMPWMVERGRASVYDFQDNDIPGSEERDRGYWRDVGTMDAYYDANMDLVSVHPIFNLYNAQWPIYTFHEQLPPAKFVDGGLAQESIVGAGAIISGSTVRGSVLSPNVKIRNGAYVEGSVIMDNVVIGEGAVVRRAILDKNVVVAPGAHIGVDLESDRSRYHVSESGVVVLGKAERVGF comes from the coding sequence ATGGCTCCAGGCGTGCGAGTACTCGGCATCGTGCTGGCCGGCGGTGAGGGAAAGCGGTTGTGGCCCCTTACCGCGGACCGGGCCAAGCCCGCTGTGCCCTTCGGGGGTAACTACCGGCTGGTCGACTTCGTGCTCTCCAACATGGTGAACGCGGGCTTCCTGCGGATCTGCGTGCTGACCCAGTACAAGTCGCACTCACTGGACCGTCACATCACCCAGACCTGGCGGATGTCGCAGTTGCTGGGCAACTACGTGACCCCGGTGCCGGCCCAGCAGCGGCTGGGCCCGCGCTGGTACACCGGCAGCGCCGACGCGATCCTGCAGTCGATGAACCTGATCACCGACGACAAGCCGACCCATATCGCCGTCTTCGGCGCCGACCACGTGTACCGGATGGACCCCAAGCAGATGCTGGACCGGCACATCGAGTCCGGCTGCGGGGTCACCGTGGCCGGCATCCGGGTGCCGCGCGAGCAGGCCGACCAGTTCGGCGTGATCGACGCCGACGCCAAGGGCAAGGTGCTGCAGTTCTTGGAGAAGCCGGCCGACCCGCCCGGCCTGCCGGATGACCCGGACGTCAGCTACGCCTCGATGGGCAACTACATCTTCACCACCGAAGCGCTGGTCGAGGCGCTGCGGGCCGACGCCGAGGACCCTACCTCGGTGCACGACATGGGCGGCTCGATCATGCCCTGGATGGTGGAACGCGGTCGAGCGTCCGTGTACGACTTCCAGGACAACGACATCCCCGGGTCCGAGGAGCGCGACCGCGGCTACTGGCGCGATGTCGGGACCATGGACGCCTACTACGACGCCAACATGGACCTGGTCAGCGTCCATCCGATCTTCAACCTCTACAACGCGCAGTGGCCGATCTACACCTTTCACGAGCAGCTGCCGCCGGCCAAGTTCGTCGACGGCGGCCTGGCCCAGGAGTCGATCGTCGGCGCCGGCGCGATCATCTCCGGCTCCACGGTGCGCGGCAGCGTGCTGTCGCCGAACGTCAAGATCCGCAACGGCGCCTACGTCGAGGGCTCGGTGATCATGGACAACGTGGTGATCGGCGAGGGCGCGGTGGTTCGCCGGGCCATCCTGGACAAGAACGTGGTGGTCGCCCCGGGCGCCCACATCGGCGTGGATCTGGAATCAGACCGCAGCCGCTACCACGTCTCCGAGAGCGGCGTGGTGGTGCTCGGCAAGGCCGAGCGGGTCGGGTTTTGA
- a CDS encoding ABC transporter substrate-binding protein, with protein MRRSIVVFAGLAAASSLALAGCADNEPETPTPTTSATVGAISKDQAAADLLPASIKSSGKLITGINVPYAPNEYKDPSGKIVGWEVDLLNAVATKLGVTAELQESGFDNIIPSVKAGKFNIGMSSFTDNKTREAQVDFVNYYSAGTQWAAPAGKTVDPENACGMKVAVQATTTQETDDLPAKSKACTAAGKKAITIIKIDSQDAVNQAVILGQADAFAADSPITQYAVKQSSGKLQLAGDIYGAAPYGFVVAKDAGSLKQALQKAVQSMIDDGTYKQVLDKWGVGAGGLTEATINGAQS; from the coding sequence ATGCGTCGTTCCATCGTCGTCTTCGCCGGACTGGCCGCCGCCAGCTCGCTCGCCCTGGCCGGGTGCGCCGACAATGAGCCCGAGACGCCCACGCCGACCACCTCGGCCACCGTGGGCGCGATCAGCAAGGACCAGGCCGCGGCCGACCTGCTGCCGGCCTCGATCAAGTCCTCCGGCAAGCTCATCACCGGCATCAACGTGCCCTACGCGCCGAACGAGTACAAGGACCCATCGGGCAAGATCGTCGGCTGGGAGGTGGACCTGCTCAACGCGGTGGCCACCAAGCTCGGCGTCACGGCGGAACTGCAGGAGTCCGGCTTCGACAACATCATCCCCTCCGTCAAGGCCGGCAAGTTCAACATCGGGATGTCGTCCTTCACCGACAACAAGACCCGTGAGGCCCAGGTCGACTTCGTCAACTACTACAGCGCCGGCACCCAGTGGGCCGCCCCGGCCGGCAAGACCGTCGACCCGGAGAACGCCTGTGGCATGAAGGTCGCCGTGCAGGCCACCACCACCCAGGAGACCGACGACCTGCCGGCCAAGAGCAAGGCCTGCACGGCGGCGGGCAAGAAGGCCATCACCATCATCAAGATCGACAGCCAGGACGCGGTGAACCAGGCGGTGATCCTCGGCCAGGCCGACGCCTTCGCCGCTGACTCGCCGATCACCCAGTACGCCGTCAAGCAGTCCAGCGGCAAGCTGCAGCTGGCCGGCGACATCTACGGCGCCGCCCCGTACGGCTTCGTGGTGGCCAAGGACGCCGGCAGCCTGAAGCAGGCGCTGCAGAAGGCGGTCCAGTCGATGATCGATGACGGCACCTACAAGCAGGTCCTGGACAAGTGGGGGGTCGGCGCCGGTGGGCTCACCGAGGCGACCATCAACGGCGCGCAGAGCTGA
- a CDS encoding amino acid ABC transporter permease produces the protein MAVSHPGTGEAAGTAESSPELIEAVPLRRPGRWIAAVLVVVLLGLFLYGVATNEAYDWSAVGKYLFDQRVSEAAMITLSLTALAMFGAILLGVVLAVMRLSPNPILKWVAFGYLWIFRGTPVYVQLVFWGLLVVIYPRIDLGVPFVHQFAHIETQTFFTYYWLAVIGLALNEAAYMAEIVRAGITSVDEGQDEAARALGMSWGQSTLRIVLPQAMRVIIPPTGNELISMLKTTSLVTAVPYTKELYSRTRDLSVETFNPIPMLLVASIWYLFFTSILMVGQFYLERYFARGASRKMSVRQLQALANAQQGLGTHTGETR, from the coding sequence GTGGCCGTCTCACACCCTGGGACCGGTGAAGCCGCCGGCACCGCCGAGAGCAGCCCTGAGCTGATCGAGGCGGTGCCGCTGCGGCGGCCCGGCCGGTGGATCGCGGCCGTGCTGGTGGTGGTGCTCCTCGGCCTGTTCCTCTACGGCGTGGCGACCAACGAGGCCTATGACTGGTCGGCCGTCGGGAAGTACCTGTTCGACCAGCGGGTCAGCGAGGCGGCGATGATCACGCTGTCGCTGACCGCCCTGGCGATGTTCGGCGCGATCCTGCTCGGAGTGGTGCTTGCGGTGATGCGGTTGTCACCGAACCCGATCCTGAAGTGGGTGGCCTTCGGCTACCTCTGGATCTTCCGGGGCACCCCGGTGTACGTGCAGCTGGTGTTCTGGGGGCTGCTGGTCGTCATCTACCCGCGGATCGACCTCGGCGTCCCGTTCGTGCACCAGTTCGCCCACATCGAGACCCAGACCTTCTTCACCTACTACTGGCTGGCCGTGATCGGGCTGGCCCTCAACGAGGCGGCCTACATGGCCGAGATCGTCCGGGCCGGCATCACCAGCGTGGACGAGGGCCAGGACGAGGCGGCCCGGGCGCTGGGCATGTCGTGGGGCCAGTCGACGCTGCGGATCGTGCTTCCGCAGGCCATGCGGGTGATCATCCCGCCGACCGGCAACGAGCTGATCTCGATGCTCAAGACCACCTCGCTGGTCACCGCGGTGCCCTACACCAAGGAGCTCTACAGCCGCACCCGGGACCTGTCGGTGGAGACCTTCAACCCGATCCCGATGCTGCTGGTGGCCTCGATCTGGTATTTGTTCTTCACCTCGATCCTGATGGTCGGGCAGTTCTATCTGGAGCGTTACTTCGCCCGGGGGGCCTCGCGCAAGATGTCGGTCAGGCAGCTGCAAGCGTTGGCGAACGCCCAGCAGGGCCTGGGCACCCACACCGGTGAGACCCGATGA
- a CDS encoding amino acid ABC transporter ATP-binding protein, with protein MVRSELVCKSFGALQVLKGISLTVERGEVMCLVGPSGSGKSTFLRCINHLEQVTAGRLWVDGELVGYHERGGKLHEMPARDAARQRRDIGMVFQKFNLFPHLTALENITEAPIRVKKQKKAAASARAMELLAQVGLSEKAKAYPAQLSGGQQQRVAIARALAMDPKLMLFDEPTSALDPELVGEVLDVMKELARNGMTMIVVTHEMGFAREVADSLVFMDAGVVVESGKPRELLANPQHERTKAFLSKVL; from the coding sequence ATGGTGCGCAGCGAGCTGGTGTGCAAGTCCTTCGGCGCGCTGCAGGTGCTCAAGGGCATCTCGCTGACCGTCGAGCGGGGCGAGGTGATGTGCCTGGTCGGGCCGTCCGGCTCGGGAAAGTCCACCTTCCTGCGCTGCATCAACCACCTGGAGCAGGTGACCGCCGGCCGGCTCTGGGTCGACGGTGAGCTGGTCGGCTACCACGAACGCGGCGGCAAGCTGCACGAGATGCCGGCCAGGGACGCCGCCCGGCAGCGCCGCGACATCGGGATGGTCTTTCAGAAGTTCAACCTGTTCCCGCACCTGACGGCGCTGGAGAACATCACCGAGGCGCCGATCCGGGTGAAGAAGCAGAAGAAGGCGGCAGCCTCGGCCCGGGCGATGGAGTTGCTGGCCCAGGTGGGGCTGTCGGAGAAGGCCAAGGCCTATCCGGCCCAGCTGTCCGGCGGCCAGCAGCAGCGGGTCGCGATCGCCCGGGCGCTGGCGATGGATCCCAAGCTGATGCTCTTCGACGAGCCGACGTCGGCGCTGGATCCGGAGCTGGTCGGCGAGGTGCTGGACGTGATGAAGGAGCTGGCCCGCAACGGCATGACCATGATCGTGGTGACCCACGAGATGGGCTTCGCCCGCGAGGTCGCGGACTCGCTGGTGTTCATGGACGCCGGGGTGGTGGTCGAGTCCGGCAAGCCACGCGAACTGCTGGCCAACCCGCAGCACGAGCGGACCAAGGCGTTCCTGTCCAAGGTGCTGTGA
- a CDS encoding FAD-binding oxidoreductase has translation MSEVGWDADPDVAGWAGFPALEAELRADVCVVGLGGSGLAAVGEALRRGLSVVGVDAGRVAAGAAGRNGGFLLGGPAISVHRAGAGWGPGAALELYRQTLAEIGELAGLLGPRVVRQVGSLRIAGLPGDPVDQAEQADRQAELADCDEQYRVLRRHGIAVRRYDGELGVGLFLPDDAAMNPARRALGLATLYSTRASLFENSPVTAISSGRVRTAGGAVSAGLVVVAVDGRLEVLLPELAGRVRTARLQMLATEPVAPGRLPCPVYGRWGYDYAQQDLTGRLFVGGGRDRFVEQEWTPQSMPTAGVQAWIERVAARFAGAAVRVSHRWAASVGYTADARPLVTQVRPGVVACGGYNGTGNLVGPIAARAAVALGLDGVAPPACFSS, from the coding sequence ATGAGCGAGGTCGGCTGGGACGCCGACCCCGACGTCGCCGGCTGGGCGGGGTTTCCGGCGCTGGAGGCTGAGCTGCGCGCCGACGTGTGCGTGGTGGGCCTGGGCGGCAGCGGGTTGGCCGCGGTCGGTGAGGCGCTGCGCCGGGGGTTGTCGGTGGTGGGCGTGGACGCCGGCCGGGTGGCAGCGGGCGCGGCCGGGCGCAACGGCGGCTTCCTGCTCGGCGGGCCGGCCATCAGCGTCCACCGAGCCGGCGCCGGCTGGGGGCCGGGCGCCGCCCTGGAGCTCTATCGCCAGACCCTGGCCGAGATCGGCGAGCTGGCCGGGCTGCTCGGCCCCCGGGTGGTCCGGCAGGTCGGCTCACTGCGGATCGCCGGGCTGCCCGGTGACCCGGTGGACCAGGCCGAGCAGGCCGACCGGCAGGCCGAGCTGGCCGACTGCGACGAGCAGTACCGGGTGCTGCGCCGGCACGGCATCGCGGTGCGCCGCTACGACGGTGAGCTGGGCGTCGGGCTGTTCCTGCCCGACGACGCGGCGATGAACCCGGCGCGCCGGGCGCTCGGGCTGGCCACCCTGTATTCGACCCGGGCTTCGTTGTTCGAGAACAGCCCGGTCACCGCGATCAGCTCCGGCCGGGTCCGGACCGCCGGCGGCGCGGTGTCAGCCGGGCTGGTGGTGGTCGCCGTCGACGGCCGGCTGGAGGTGCTGCTGCCCGAGCTGGCCGGCCGGGTGCGGACCGCGCGGCTGCAGATGCTGGCCACCGAGCCGGTGGCGCCGGGCCGGTTGCCGTGCCCGGTGTACGGGCGGTGGGGCTATGACTACGCCCAGCAGGATCTCACCGGCCGGCTGTTCGTCGGCGGTGGCCGGGACCGGTTCGTCGAGCAGGAATGGACGCCGCAGTCGATGCCCACCGCCGGGGTGCAGGCCTGGATCGAGCGGGTCGCGGCCCGGTTCGCCGGCGCCGCGGTGCGGGTCAGCCACCGGTGGGCCGCCTCGGTCGGCTACACCGCCGACGCCCGCCCGCTGGTGACCCAGGTCCGGCCGGGGGTGGTGGCCTGCGGTGGTTACAACGGCACCGGCAACCTGGTCGGCCCGATCGCGGCCCGGGCGGCGGTGGCACTGGGCCTGGACGGCGTCGCGCCGCCGGCCTGCTTCAGCAGCTGA
- a CDS encoding LysR substrate-binding domain-containing protein — translation MLAPHQLHTLRTVLATGSYAGAAAELRYTPSAVSQQMSALERATGLALFERSAQSVRPTAHAHLLAERAADVLALLAGLDREVAAIARGETGQLRIGSFPTASARLLPAALATLRQQRPGVEIEVDEGELDALLPRLLSGELDLALAYRYDTVPAGWPGRLAETELLREPLFLLLPAGHRLAGAGPLRLAALASERWVAPLADSPGALNLDRLAARAGFLPRVSFRSNDYSVVRGLVGAGLGVALVPGLGISDTDGVLPTPLLGRSPRRAVLALHRPAAHNSLIAAALTAIRATARTLA, via the coding sequence ATGCTTGCCCCCCATCAGCTGCATACCCTGCGCACCGTGCTGGCCACCGGCTCCTACGCCGGCGCGGCAGCCGAGCTGCGCTACACGCCCTCAGCCGTCTCCCAGCAGATGTCGGCGCTGGAACGGGCGACCGGCCTGGCGCTGTTCGAGCGCAGCGCGCAGAGCGTGCGGCCGACCGCGCACGCCCACCTGCTGGCCGAGCGGGCCGCCGACGTGCTGGCGCTGCTGGCCGGCCTGGACCGCGAGGTGGCCGCGATCGCCCGGGGCGAGACCGGCCAGTTGCGGATCGGCAGCTTTCCGACCGCCTCGGCCAGGCTGCTGCCGGCCGCGCTGGCCACCCTGCGCCAGCAGCGTCCGGGCGTCGAGATCGAGGTGGACGAGGGCGAGCTGGACGCGCTGCTGCCCCGGTTGCTCTCCGGTGAGCTCGACCTGGCACTGGCCTATCGCTATGACACCGTGCCGGCCGGCTGGCCCGGCCGGCTGGCCGAGACCGAGCTGCTGCGCGAGCCGCTGTTCCTGCTGCTGCCGGCCGGACACCGGCTGGCCGGCGCCGGCCCGCTGCGGCTGGCGGCGCTGGCGTCCGAGCGCTGGGTGGCGCCGCTGGCCGACTCGCCCGGCGCGCTGAACCTGGACCGGCTGGCGGCCCGGGCCGGCTTTCTGCCCAGGGTCAGCTTTCGCAGCAACGACTACTCGGTGGTGCGCGGGCTGGTCGGGGCCGGCCTCGGGGTGGCCCTGGTTCCGGGGTTGGGCATCAGCGACACCGACGGCGTGCTGCCGACCCCGCTGCTGGGACGCTCACCGCGGCGGGCCGTGCTGGCCCTGCACCGGCCAGCGGCGCACAACAGCCTGATCGCCGCTGCCCTGACCGCGATCCGGGCCACCGCCCGCACGCTGGCCTGA